In the genome of Prosthecobacter dejongeii, the window CTCACGCTGGCACAGCAATTTTAAAGTGCCTCTCGACCTCCAAGCGGCGCTTGGAAAGAAGCTCATCCGCGAATCTCTCGGAACCTCCGACTACAAGGAAGCCTGCCGGAGGGTTGTTTACGAACGGGCGCGAGTCACCGCGCTTTTTGAAAACGAGCGGCGAAAACTGGTGATCCTAAAGGCCCCCAAGGCCAAGCACGAAAAGCGTCTTCTTACGGTCATTTCAGAACGCGAAGCGTGGGAGATGGCAGCCCGCTACCTTGCCACGTTTGAACACAAGTTCGGAAATTGGATGCAAGAGGAAGGCCGCTTCCTTGGCGAGCATGAACGGGAGCAAATGCGCTCCAATGTTCAGGAGGATGAATACGACTTGGCACGGGGAGAGGAATACAAAGGCCAGCCGTTGGACGGCACCCGTGAGTTGCTGCGCTTCCTTCAAAGCGAAGGCATTGAATGCGCCGTCACCAGCCCTGCCTTCAAGACACTCCGGCCTCTGTTCTTCAATGCACATCTGGAGTATCTAGGGCGTGCTCAAGACATGCTCAAAGGCGATGCAGCAAAGGAACGAAGCCACCAGTTCAAAGGCGTGCATTTTCATTCGCCGGCGATTGCTGAGCAGAAGAAGGGGAAAACGATCAACGATCTTTTGGAACTGCGGAAGCAGACCATTCAAGAGTTCAACCTCTCTCGAAAAAGCGCCGATGCCTCACAACTCACGGCCCGCCTTCTTCGTGAGTTCTTTGGAGGGGAACGCCAGCTTTCGGCCATTCAGCCGGAGGACATCCGGCAGCTTTTCGATTTGCTGCGCCGCATTCCCCCGAACGCCACGAAGCGTTACAAAGGAATGACGCTGGAGCAGGCGGTTGCGGCAGCCGACAAGGCAGAAGACCGGAGGCGCTTGAGTCCGAAAACGCTCCGCAACAACTACATTCAAATCACAGCCCTGTTCAATCTGGCGATGGGAGAAAAGTGGATCAGTGAAAACCCTGTCAAAAGCAAACGACTGAGCCGGTCATTTGAAGACAACGCCGATTCACCTCCCCGCCCACAGTTCACGATTGAGGAACTGAACCGCCTTTTCCGCTCGCCGTTTCACATGGAATGCGCCCAAGGCAAAGAACGCGGAGGGCGCTTTTGGGTTCCGCTGTTGTCCCTGTTTCATGGCTTCCGCTGCAATGAAGCCTGTCAGCTTTACACGGAAGACGTGAAGACCGTGGAAGGCATCACCTTCATTGCCATCCGCGAAGAACGGGAAGACGGCAGCAAATGCGAAAAGAAGCTCAAGACAAAGCAGAGCAAGCGCGAGGTTCCCTTGCATCCTGAGTTGATCCGGCTGGGCTTCATGGATTTTGTTCAAGAACGCAGGCGTGACAGTGCATCCCCTCGCTTGTTCCCGGAACTCACGCCGGGCCACAAGGGCTATTTCTCCGATGCCTTTAGCAAATGGTTCGCCCGCTTCGTGGAATTGACCGTTGGCAGCGAATGCCGGGCAACCATGCACAGTTTCAGGCACCAGTTCAGAGACGCCACAAGGGCGGCAAGGCTCCCCGCTGAAACGGTGGCACGCCTCGCAGGCTGGGAAGACGGTGAAGGCCCGGCAAGCCGTCAAATGAACCACTATGGCAGAGGAGCGGGCTACCTCCGCACACTCGCGGAAGACATCGCCAAAATCGAATACCCCGGCCTTGATCTGAGTCACCTTTGCGCTGCAAAAACGGTGAAATCGGAGCCTGCCGAAGATTGAGACAATCCAGCTTTTCACTCTTGCGTGCTCTCTGCCGACTCTCTAATTTCACAGTGCTGATCGAGAGGTCAGACGAGACTTGATAACCTCGCGTATAGCGGCGGGCGTGTGCCGCAAACACGCCGCTTCCAGACCTGAAAATGGCCCGGAGGCGGCGGTTATGTCCAGAGCCTCCGGCTTAAAGGCCGTCGCGGTCGTCTATACGCGACTTATCAACTCTCGGGTCACCCGTTTGGAATTTTTCCAGGCGTGGTGACAGAGATTGATTTTCTGCCTTTGAACACATGGACAACCAGCAAGCATCAAACGAACGGTGGTATTACTCCCAAGGAGAAGCCGTCAATGGCCCCTTTTCTCTCTCTGAACTGCTCCAAAAAGCGGAGGAAGGAATTCTCAATTCGGAAACGCTCGTTGTGCCAGAGGGCAGTGAAGATTGGCGGCCATTCTCTGCCATCGCCCCTGCCGACACCAATTCTCAAGAAGCCAAAGAAGCGCCGTCACAACACGCGGAGCCTCCCCCTGTTCCGCACGAATCAGCGGGGACTATGCCGAATGACAACGTGGACAAACCAGCCCCCAAAAAGTTACGCGACAAGCTCTTTGAATCGCCCGTTGAGGCATCTGCAAAACCGGCCCCAAACAACAAAGACGCCCTCAAGGGCTGCGGCGCGCTCGTTCTCCTTATCGTTGTGGCTGCGATCTTGTGGCATCACTGGCGCTTCCTGCTTACGATGGGTGGTTTTCTTGGCGTTTGGTATGGCTTTGCTAGTTCCGGCCTCCAAGCCAAACGGAGCAAAGTCTATTCAGTGGGCGGTGGTTTCGTGCTGGGCTTACTGACAATGATGCTTTTGAGAAGCTGCGTGGGGACGGATGGCATTGATTTTTCAAATCCTCCTGCGGCAATAGAAAAACTGGCGAAGGAGTCTCTTGGATCGGCAGAGGGCTTTGAATACATCAAGGTTGAAAAGACAGGCCCGAATCAAGACGGCTATTTCGTGAATATCAGCTATCGTTCACCGGGGGATTTTATCGGCGGTGAGAAAGGTTCATTCCAGCGAATCAAGCGGGACATGAACGACACATACAAAACGATTTTGGCTCATCCAGAACTGGCGGTCGTTCATTTGAAAATCAATGCGCAGCTAGAGCTAAAAGACAAATTCGGCAACACAGCTTGGGTTGATGTTTATCGAACACGTTTGGAAGAAGCAGCTACCGGGAAGCTCAATCGCCAGAATCTCAACCTCGTGGATTTTGAAGAAATTTGGGATGTGGTTTTCATTCATCCGATATTTTGGCCCTTCGATGAAAAGCAATCTCGGTGATCTAGTGAAACGAGGGCGGCTTGCCTCCCTCGCGTTGATAATTCCTGCGCTGTTTGCGGCTTTAGGATGCGGCAAACACGGGCAGGATTCACCTTCCGAACAAAGAAACTCAAGGACGCCGCCCAAGAGGTATCATCATGCCCAAGCAGGAACCCCGGTTTATTTCTTCAAGCCGCTGTATGCTGACAACCCGCGCTGCTCATTCGAGTATGAAACCCTGCCAAGCGGGGCCGTGCGTTTCATAGACGCCTACGATCATCGGGAATACTGCATGACGCAGCCTTTCGAGATGAAGGAAAGGCCGTTGCCAGAATCAGCCGTGAAGGACGCGCCTGCGAATATGGCCGAAAAGGAACGGGCGATGAACGAGCCGCTGAAATACTACCTCATCACGTCGTATGCCACGGTGAAGGGCTACCGTTACAGCGCGTTCCGCTATGCGATTGACCACAACGGAACTGTTCGTTTCGATCAACGCGGCAGCAAGCTGGCGATTCCACCGCCCTACATCATCGAAGAAAACTTCGTGGGGAAAGGAAATCACCCAAAAATCCCGGACTACCCGCCTTCACCAGACAGGGGCTAGCTGTTCCGGTTTGAACACATGTGCGAGCCTACTAAAGAGAGAAGTCACACGAGCAAAAACCATCGAATATGCCATTTTTGAAGCAGTCCCCCTGCTCAACCATTGAATTCATCACCCTTCTCCCTCGATACAAAGTTCCTTCCCGAAGATGCTGCGGAGGACAAGATTGATTTAGACTTGGGGACGTGGCGTGTGTTTGGCCTGACTCCCGGCGATGAGATCGTTGATGAGTTCAAGAGCCATCTTTCTTCGCCACCGGATGACAAAGAGAAGACGGGCTACATGGATGATTTCGCATGGGATTCCGACATTGTTCCCGGCGGCCAGCCGTTGTATGGAGCGTTCCTTTGCCGTCTTTCGGGGAAAGACGACCGGAAATTCTGGATTCGGAAACAGGCTTTAATCCATCCCACGGATTCACGCCGTATCGAGCCGCCCCTTTGCTCCGGCTGCTGCCGCTTTCGTCTGGACAGTCAACTGCCCATCACTGGGGACTTCATTCACACGGCCAAGCTCTACCTCTCCCTGAATCTGCAACGCTTCATCAGGCATCAGCCACCGCAGGACAACCCCAAAAAGCCGCACACTCCGCGCCTTCAAAGACGAAAGGGCAAACGCTGTGTTCATGGAGATGAACAATCCCTTGATGAGCAGGACAACTGGCTGCCCGACACTCCCGAATGGCGAAAGTATGCCACCAGAGAACACTTCCCGAAGTATCTGGAGTTGATCGGCGATCAAATGGGCAAGGAATTGTCCCGTGCCTGCAACGTCATTGAAAAGAGCGTGCTTCAAATCGACCCGGAAGCCGATTGGCCGCAAATGGGCTGGGAGCGGGAAGACTCATACAGCCTTAGCCAGGTGGAAACGCTCTGGGAGTTCCCCGCAGACAATCCCATCACTACCGTCTGGGAGCTTGGAACGAAGCTCATGCACCTTTCCAAGACCGGAGGGAAAGTAGCCATGCACAAAATGCAGGCCAAAGAGGCCGGGCACATCTACAACTCCCCCTGTTTCAGCATCCCGATAGCCAAAAATGTGCGCTTGAAGCTGTATGCGAAAACCAATCGGCGGATTCGATTCGAGATTGTGCATTCCGAACTCTGGAATCAGCGGGCCGCGCTTCTCAAAGAGGCCGGATTGAACCCGGAAGCAGGCGGGCGCTCTTGGGACGATGTTCCGCATCTGCTCAAAGCACTCCGGCAACGGGCGGCGAAGCACATGAACAACGTCATGGAGCATTTGCAAACCGTGCAAACTCCCGAATTGAAGCCCAAGACGCTCTTGGAACTGATTACCGCCGTCTTTGAGGCCATTCCTCCCACGATCTTTAAGCAGACACGCATGGATCGAATTCAAACCATGCTCATCTGGCTTTGCTTTCACAAAGGCTACCGGGGCGGCATCAAGAAGGGGCCGTATTCCGATGCTCTCAAGACACTGGCGGAGCGCGGGATCATTAAGTTTGACCACAAACGGAAGTTTTATGTGCTCACCAATGCCTACAGAGACGCCGCAGCGGCCCTTTCCTCGATAGCAGGTGATCCTCTTTTAGCCTTGATGGGCATTGACCTATCCGAATTCGTCCTGCAACCCACCAGCCTCTCGCCTCCCGTCCGTGTCCGTGAGTGACATTCCCCGGCCTTAGCTCTGCCGCCAAGGCTCGCACATGTGTTCAACTTGGCCGTCTCCGCTTCTGAAAGTGTGTTCAAACAATCGTTGCCCGCTTTTTGCCCCGAAATCGCCCGGTTTTCCGTGGGAAGGGCTAATCTGAATGTGTGTTCTCGAAATCACTATTTTATTAAGGCCTACAGCGCGAGGCTGTTGCTTCTGGCAAGAATCGCGCTCTAGGACTTGCGCTCCCACACACGCACATAGTCCACTTCCATTGATGTGGGAAAACCCTTCTCCGTTGCTGCCAGTGGTTGGGGTTTCATCTCTTGCCCCACCCAACCGATGTGCGGATACCTTAGTCCAAGGGAGAGAGTGAGGTTCATCGGCAGGTGCCAGTATTGGTTGGGCTTCCGGGCAACTTCCTTGCCATCGATATACCAGATGATGTTTTCAGGGGTGACATCGCAGCCATAGACGTGAAAATCCTCACGCGGGTCCCAAGGAGCCGTCCAAGCATTCTTACAGAGCGCAGGGTCCGTTCCCGGCCTGACCCAGCGGACCTTCCCGTCTTTGTCTGCAAGTCGCAGATGAAGATTCATGTCGATCTGATTCACGGAGTCGCGCACCTTGGTTTCGCGATTGAGTTCGTTCATTTGCAGTTCGACGAAATCGATCTCGCAATAGCGCACCTCGCCTGTTGAGGTCTTGCCATCGCTGTAAATCCAGAACGCGGGACAGGCCCCAGGGAAGAGGCTACAACCTTTGATTCGCGCCTCGTAATAGCCGTAGGTGCGTTTCAGCTTCGAGCGGAAGATGCCCGACTTGTAAGACAGCGATAGACCGTTCTTCCGTGTATGCGGTTCATAGGTCATGCTCAGCACTAGCTTGCCGTCCTTCTGAACCGCGTTCTTCTCATCCCATGTCCAGGGTCCCCAACTCGCAATATTTGTTGTCCACTTCTTAGGATCGACTGCCGCGCCATCGAATTCATCTGAGAACGCGGGCTTCTGCTCCCACAAACCGGTTTGGCCCAATGGTTTCACAAGATTGGGTTGAGATGGGTCTGCATGAGCGTTCGCGAACAGCAGGAGTGTTGTGAGTGCGCAGAGAATAGTTTTCATAGATGAAAAGAATGGACACCATTCAATTAAAGCCATCAACCGCTTCGCACATGGCATTTCGTCTTCGACACATTCAAAAATAACACTTTCCTTTTGTGTTCACACATATACGAGCATATATGTGTGAACATGGATGGCAAATTTGTAGCTTATTACCGCGTTTCGACAGCGAAACAGGGCCAGAGCGGCCTTGGACTAGAAGCCCAAAAGGCAGCCGTTGAAAGCTACCTGAACGGCGGCAAGTGGAACCTCGTTGGCGAGTTCGTGGAAGTGGAGAGCGGCAAGCGCAAGAACCGCCCGCAGCTAAACGCCGCCCTCGCTCTATGCAAGAAGCAGAAAGCAACGCTCATCATTGCCAAGCTGGACAGACTGGCCCGCAATCTCCACTTCATTTCCGGCCTGATGGAGTCCCGGATTGAGTTCTTGGCAGTGGACAACCCGACCGCTAACCGCCTCACGGTGCAAATTCTCGCCGCCGTCGCAGAAGAGGAAGCACGTGCCATCTCCTCCCGCACCAAAGCCGCTCTCGCCAGTGCCAAGGCAAGAGGCGTGGTCTTGGGCAAACACGGTGCGAAGCTGGGCAAGGCCAATCACGAGCAAGCTGTGAAGACAGCACACAACTTGGAGGCCACGATTGAAGCCCTCAAATCCGAAGGCATCACCGCCGTTCGTGAAGTTGCCACTGCGTTGAATGCTCGTGGCATTGCCACCCCGCAAGGCAAGCAATGGCACAGCACATCAGTTCACCGCCTTTTGAAGCGTCTCGACAATGCCACCTAAAAAGCCTTCCTTTCGCACATGTGTTCAAGCCCCCTTGTTGCAACCGGTGCTCACTTGCCGGGAAGCCTGATCTGCCACTAGTCAGAGCGTCCTTTTTTGCGGCGCATACATGCTTTGAATCGAGGGGGGCACCGTGCTATCCTCTCCGTGCCTTGGTTTGGCTTTGCGTATGGTAGTTCCGGGCATTGAACATCGCCTGATGCCCCACCATGCCCAAGCCCGTTTACATTCCCAAGAATCCTGCCAAAAAGCCCGGCAGACCCACGCTTTTGAACCCCACTAGGCAAGCCGCGCTTCTGGAGGCGATTGAACAGGGAATGCCGCTCAAACAAGCTGCCGCAGTCGCGGGCATGTCATACGACACGCTCAATCATTGGCAAAAGCGGGGAGAGAATGAAAGTGCCCCGCCTGAATATTGCCAGTTTTACCAGCAACTTCGGCAATCTCAAGCCGTCGCCATGCAGGTGCATGTTTCATCCATCTGTGACGCGGCAAAGCGCGACTGGCGGGCCGCAGCATGGATGCTGGAACGACGGTTCCCGGAAGACTTCGCCAGACAGCAACACCATGAACATGCCGTGTCAGATGCGAAGCCTTGGATGCCTGACCCCGACGTAACGCCTGAGGTTTTGATTCGGATGAAGAGACAGCGGGGGATTGCCGAACTGCTCAAGAAGCTGGGCAGCATCATTCTGGAAAAGAAGCGCCAGCGGGAAGAAGATGCCAAGGCCGAAAGAGAAGCCGTTACGCTGCAAACGCCGCTCGTTTTGAACACAAAGCAGACGAAGCCCAAGCGTGCTCCCTTGCGCGAGTGAGTGAGCAAGTCACAAAACGGTTGCAGTGTCACACCGAAGCGGCACACTGATTCACGATGTCACGGGCCTAAGCCCTTGATTTCCAAGGAAAAGACGGCGTTTGGGTATTCTCCCACCCTCTCCGCCACTGCGAAAAGCGCCCCGAGCCTTGTAAAATATGGCCTCGGGGCTTTTTTGTGGGGTTGAGGGGATTTTTGCTGAATCATGCCTTTTTAGGCCTTTTCATGCCTTTTTACTGGTGTAAAGTGGTGTAGAATTGAAGCGGAAAAAAGCCATCACGGAGAATGAGAAGGGCATCATCGCGGTCACCTTTGGGACGGCGGTCGCTCAAGTATTCCAGCGGGGGAATGGCTATTGGAAGGTGAATTGGAGGGAGGCGGGCAAGAGTAAGTCCACCACAAAGGCGAAAAGAGAGAAGGCCATCGAGTTCGCGGAGTTGAAAGTTCGGGCGCTGGATGCGGGGCAGGGGGGCATGATGATGACCACGGCGGACCATGCGCTCTTAACCCGACTTAAGGCCGTGAGTGGGGATCGCTCGCCTTTTGCGGTGCTGGATGAGTTGGAGTCTGCGGCCCAGAAATACGGGGGCTGGCAGTTCTTCAGCCGGGCGGTCTCTCATTATGAGGCCTCAGGCCTGGCAAAGGTTGAGCTGGTCACGGTCCAGAAAGGATTTGATCGGCTGATTGATAGCTACGGGAAGCGAGATCCTGAGACAGTGGAAACGCTGGAGAAGGAAATTGGCCTCTTCTGCAAGACTTACGGAGATCTGCTGATCTGCGATCTCACGGAAGAATTCGTCGAGCGCTGGGTGAATCGCCGGAAATTGAATGGCGAGGTAGCAGCTCCTCGAACGCACAACAATCGGCTCGATTGTTGGCGTACTTTTTTGAATAAGGCCCGAAAATGGAATTACTGGCCCCAGGGAGAGAAACACCCAGGAGAGACGCTGGAGCGAGAGCGTGTGGCTCAGGGGATACCTGAGATTTTCACGGTCGAGCAGGCCACGGCGCTTTTGAAGTTGGTCCAGAAAGAAGAACCGAAGGCGCTGAACTACTTTGTCACGGCATGCTGGTTGGGTCCTAGACCAAAGGAGATCCTTCGAATGACCCCTGAGATGTGGGACTGGGAGCGTGGCTACGTGGGCCTTTCAGCGAAGGTGGCCAATAAGGTTCTGCGCCAGCGGTTTGTACCCATTCCTGACAACGTGAGGAAGATCCTGGGCGGGAAGATTGAGGATCCTCGGGACAAGGTCTTTTACGGCAAACGTGTTCGAGGGGCGCTCTGCACCACCAAAGCAGGCGATGAGATTTCAGCGCTCGCTAGAAAGCATGGCATTGTCGAGAACTGGCCTGCTGATGTGATGAGGCACAGCTATATTTCCTACCGGCTGGCCCAGGGGCATAGCCGCAGCCAAGTGGCGGAATGGTGCGGGAACAGCGAGGCGGAGATCCGTCAGTCGTATCGGCGTCCTCTGATGAAAGAGGAGGGCGATAAGTGGTTTCAGATCGGGCTTTAATTCGCATTAACATTGAAGAAATTAATATTGGCCTTTTCTGCTAAATAAGTCTATGACTTAAGTATGAAAAAAGAAGAATTCGATAAGTTGAAGGGTCTACCTGCAGCCAATGAAAGCCAACTGATTTTAGGTAGTCGAGTGGCAGGGACTGGCAAGCTTGAATTCCTTGATTGGGATGACCTCAAGGAATCGGGTAAGCTTAAATTTACTCCTACAGCTCCTCTCAATGTTAGGCTGGAGGGGAAAGGGGAAGTAACCTACTTTCAACATCGAATTGAATTTAAAGCTGCCACAAAGAGCGGTGAAGCCTACTATCTGTTGACCTAGATTGAATGGGATTATCTCTCTATTAGATAGCCTAGCGGCAGACTGAGCATTTACCACCGGCGTTGCAATGTCCACAGTACTTGCAGTTTTTGCAGGCTCCACAGAGGCCGCTGGGGTTGCAGTAGGCGCAATCGGGACGGGCGGCGGGGAGTGAGAGGGTGATTACCAGGGCTAAGGCAGCAACGGCGACAGCGAGAGCGATTTTCATACTTGCATCGTGTACGTTCTACGGGAATTTATTCTTAGATGAATGTTTATTGGCTTTCCCGTGATGGCGTTTCCCCGGCCGAGGGGCCTTTTGCTATTGGGCAACTGCAGCGGATGTATGAGGCTGGCCAGGTGAATGCTTTGGCTCAGGTAAGCAGGACGGGGGAGGATCTCTGGATACCGCTGTCTGAGGAATTAGAGGCCGTGCAAATGCCGACATCATTTTCTCAAATTAAGCACTCCATTCCTCCAGCGATTGGCCGCGTAAAGTTGGTTAAAAGCAGCGGATGTCCGGCCATACTTTTGTTCTTTGGCGGCGTCATCATGTGCTTCATTTTCTTCCCTGTCGGGATTCCGATGATCATCATTGCCTTCATGATTGATTTCGCGAATGGCCATCATGTGTGCAGCGAATGTGGCAACAAAGTGATGAAGACCTCTAGCTTTTGCCCTGCCTGCAAGGCTGAATTAAAATGAAAAGCTGGTGGTTATGTCGAGATGGCGTAGTGCATGGTCCTTATGACCAGGACACCGTTCATCGATGGCTAAATGAGGGTGAGATCTTCGAGGGAGATCAGCTTGCTGAGGTTGGGACAGAAGCTTGGCAAGATGGGAGATCTTGGGCTCTAAAGAATGATGAATCATTTCTCTTCGAAAATCTGCTGAATGAGATTGTGGATGAGATGCGTGCTAAAAGGGTCTGGCGAGGGATAAATAACGATTCGCCAAGTCCTGATTTCCGGTGGATAACGCTCAAGGAATCTATGGCCGTAACAGAATATTTGAACCGAACGCAACCAGGATGGAGCGCTAACGAGAAAGGCGAGGAGCTGTATTTCTGGGAAAGTGACGAGATGGCTCTGAAAGTTCGCGTTGCCCTTGCGAAGCTCTTTCCTGAAAAGCTGAAGGCTAAGAGTCGTGTGCGATACCAATAAAAAAGCCCGTCTCAAGACGGGCTTTGAAAGGGGATAATGTTAGACGATTGGTTAGGCTTTTTTAGGCTTTCTTGCGCTTGCCAGAAGTATAACTGACCTTCTTCGGCGACTTGGGATCTGCTGCCTGAGACTTTTCGTCTTCGGCTGCGATGTGTTGAGGCGGCATCTTGGTGATGTTGCTGGAGGAAACGGCAGGAGCTGCAGTCTTGGCCCCCGTGTTCACGGAGTTGGGGGCTTGTGACTTTGACCGGCGCTTGACGAGCACATCTTGAATAGCCTCGGACAAGAGATCATCAAAGCTGATGTTTTCCTCTTTGGCCATCATGAGGAGCTCATAAAGCTCAGAGAGCGGAAACTTAATCACTGACGCCCCCATCATTTTTTCCTCCACCCACTGAGGAACAGGAGAGATGCCTCCTTCCCATTTAACGATTCCTGATGCTGAGCAGTTGCCGAGTTGAGCAGCAAGCTCTTCCCGAGTGAGGTCTCGTGATTCTCGCAGTGTGCGTAGTTGTTCGCCGGTCATGGGTAAAGGATCATGATTTAAATTTACCCGTTTGGCAAATTTTTGTTTGCCAATTAACCAGATTGGTAACAATATGCGGGTGTAATTAACCTATTTGGTAAATATGAACGCGACCATCGAAGTCAATTTGTCGGACTCCTTAAACGCTGAGGAGCTGTGCGAACTCACTGCTGAAGCAGAGGAGCAGGATAAGCCGATTGCACGTGTGCTTTATGAAGCGGCCAAGGAAGTGGCGCGCCGTCGCAGAGAGCAGCGCGAGGGCAAGGAGCCTGCCCTTGCGGCCTAACATCAAACACTTGCCTACCTATGAGTGCGACTAACAAGAAGGCGAAGAGCAAAGGGCCGGGGATGCCTGGCTACAGCGACCGGGAATGGGCGCTGATGGACTTTGGGCGGTGCCGTAACATCGCGCTCCGGGCTCTGAGAAAGGCCAAAGAGGAGAAAAGTCCTATCGCGGCCCGAGGCTGGGTGGGAATGGCGCGTGAGTGGGGGAAGACTGCGCGTGAGGTTTATGCGCGGGCCTTTCCTGAGCGCGTCCCTACCCAGCGTAAAGCGGGCAGGAGTGCCCACGCACCTCTCAGAGCGGGAGGTGGGCGATGAGTGCGCCGATCTACACACGCCGCATTGTGCGGGAAGCGATCCGTGACTGGCTGGTGAAGATGAAGTTGGTCAAGGGGGCTCCGGCTGTGCTGGATCTGATGACTGATGATCTCATGGCTGATATCGGCCTGACGTTTGCCTTTGAGATGGTTCTGACGGAGCGGGCGGTGCAGCAGGCCAAGGGCTACGATGCAACGCACGATGATGAGCACACTCACGGGGAGCTGACGCTGGCAGCGCTGGAGTATGCGCGGCATGCCTATGAGCAGGATGGCAGCGTGCGAACGGGGCAACCTTTGACCCGGCCCGCTCCATCGAGCTGGTGGCCTTTCCGGGCGTGCGATTGGCACCCGAGAGATACGGCCAAGGCCAATCTGATCGTCGCGGCGGCGATGCTGATCGCGGACGCGGAGCGCCTGGAGCGGGCTGAGGCCACGCCCATTTCACAACCCCAGTTGGATCTGAACCTGAACCTAGAAAGACCACGACCATGAACCGAGTACCTGTGTTGTTCCGCAAGGCGGACGAACAATTTCGAATCGCGGGGGCCGATACGGTGCTCGTCACGATCAATGCGGGCAATCGCCTGCATTACGTTGCCGGCAAAGGCGGTAAGGCAGTGATGGAGGAAGCGGAGTGGGAGGGTTACAAGCTGCTCTGCAAGCGGTTCGCGGAATCCCCCATGGATCGTCAGGATGCCGATCCCTTTGCGGCGCTCCTGGAGCCACGCCTAACGACTGAGGATCTCTGGCATATTGTGACCTCACTCGCCGCCGAAGCTGCGGAAGTGCTGGTGTTGATTCGAGGGGCCATGACGACTCTGAGTGTGGAAGATTATAGCGATGCCCTGGCAGGTGCCGAGCGACGGCAGGAAACCGTGTCGAGCTGCCTCAACCAACTCATGGTTAGGCTTCGTGGTGAAGTGCCGATGACACCGCAAGGGGAGCCGCTGCCCAAGGCCGAAGAGACAACCACGGAAGATGCGGAACAGACGGAAGGGAGGGCGCGCTGATGCTTTGTGAATGCACCATTCGGGCTGAGGGCCCAGGAAAACGCTGGATGCGCAACGTGGAGGCGACCAGCACTTTCGACGCGATGCAGCAGGTGCTGAAGCTGCCTGAGGTGGCGGTCTATTTTGCCGATCGGCCTTTCGCGCCGCTGTGCGTGCATGTGCAACCTCACCAAGCTGAGGAGGTCAAGCAGGCGGCATGAGAGCGGGGCTTTATCCATTGAGTGTGATCGCACGTTTCCTGGGGCAGCGGCCCTCGGAAATGACGCGCTACATCGAGATGGATGCCCTGCCTGCGATCAAGGTGGCCACGGCAACGCGGCCGGCTTGGCGAGTGGCGCTGCCGACCTTCCACCGATGGCTAGCGGCCCGCTCTTCGGGCCTCACGCTGACGGTCGAGGAACTGCGGGAAGAGCTGAGGCTCTGCGAGGAAGCGGAAAAACCGAAAAAAGGAAAGGAACAAAGCGAGCATGAATGAAGAACTAAATCAGGAGGTCGAGGACCGGGTAAATCGAGAGGGCGGGCGGCTTGC includes:
- a CDS encoding site-specific integrase; its protein translation is MSRQQGLLRRGSRWHSNFKVPLDLQAALGKKLIRESLGTSDYKEACRRVVYERARVTALFENERRKLVILKAPKAKHEKRLLTVISEREAWEMAARYLATFEHKFGNWMQEEGRFLGEHEREQMRSNVQEDEYDLARGEEYKGQPLDGTRELLRFLQSEGIECAVTSPAFKTLRPLFFNAHLEYLGRAQDMLKGDAAKERSHQFKGVHFHSPAIAEQKKGKTINDLLELRKQTIQEFNLSRKSADASQLTARLLREFFGGERQLSAIQPEDIRQLFDLLRRIPPNATKRYKGMTLEQAVAAADKAEDRRRLSPKTLRNNYIQITALFNLAMGEKWISENPVKSKRLSRSFEDNADSPPRPQFTIEELNRLFRSPFHMECAQGKERGGRFWVPLLSLFHGFRCNEACQLYTEDVKTVEGITFIAIREEREDGSKCEKKLKTKQSKREVPLHPELIRLGFMDFVQERRRDSASPRLFPELTPGHKGYFSDAFSKWFARFVELTVGSECRATMHSFRHQFRDATRAARLPAETVARLAGWEDGEGPASRQMNHYGRGAGYLRTLAEDIAKIEYPGLDLSHLCAAKTVKSEPAED
- a CDS encoding DUF4339 domain-containing protein, whose amino-acid sequence is MDNQQASNERWYYSQGEAVNGPFSLSELLQKAEEGILNSETLVVPEGSEDWRPFSAIAPADTNSQEAKEAPSQHAEPPPVPHESAGTMPNDNVDKPAPKKLRDKLFESPVEASAKPAPNNKDALKGCGALVLLIVVAAILWHHWRFLLTMGGFLGVWYGFASSGLQAKRSKVYSVGGGFVLGLLTMMLLRSCVGTDGIDFSNPPAAIEKLAKESLGSAEGFEYIKVEKTGPNQDGYFVNISYRSPGDFIGGEKGSFQRIKRDMNDTYKTILAHPELAVVHLKINAQLELKDKFGNTAWVDVYRTRLEEAATGKLNRQNLNLVDFEEIWDVVFIHPIFWPFDEKQSR
- a CDS encoding kappa-carrageenase produces the protein MKTILCALTTLLLFANAHADPSQPNLVKPLGQTGLWEQKPAFSDEFDGAAVDPKKWTTNIASWGPWTWDEKNAVQKDGKLVLSMTYEPHTRKNGLSLSYKSGIFRSKLKRTYGYYEARIKGCSLFPGACPAFWIYSDGKTSTGEVRYCEIDFVELQMNELNRETKVRDSVNQIDMNLHLRLADKDGKVRWVRPGTDPALCKNAWTAPWDPREDFHVYGCDVTPENIIWYIDGKEVARKPNQYWHLPMNLTLSLGLRYPHIGWVGQEMKPQPLAATEKGFPTSMEVDYVRVWERKS
- a CDS encoding recombinase family protein — encoded protein: MDGKFVAYYRVSTAKQGQSGLGLEAQKAAVESYLNGGKWNLVGEFVEVESGKRKNRPQLNAALALCKKQKATLIIAKLDRLARNLHFISGLMESRIEFLAVDNPTANRLTVQILAAVAEEEARAISSRTKAALASAKARGVVLGKHGAKLGKANHEQAVKTAHNLEATIEALKSEGITAVREVATALNARGIATPQGKQWHSTSVHRLLKRLDNAT
- a CDS encoding tyrosine-type recombinase/integrase, coding for MKRKKAITENEKGIIAVTFGTAVAQVFQRGNGYWKVNWREAGKSKSTTKAKREKAIEFAELKVRALDAGQGGMMMTTADHALLTRLKAVSGDRSPFAVLDELESAAQKYGGWQFFSRAVSHYEASGLAKVELVTVQKGFDRLIDSYGKRDPETVETLEKEIGLFCKTYGDLLICDLTEEFVERWVNRRKLNGEVAAPRTHNNRLDCWRTFLNKARKWNYWPQGEKHPGETLERERVAQGIPEIFTVEQATALLKLVQKEEPKALNYFVTACWLGPRPKEILRMTPEMWDWERGYVGLSAKVANKVLRQRFVPIPDNVRKILGGKIEDPRDKVFYGKRVRGALCTTKAGDEISALARKHGIVENWPADVMRHSYISYRLAQGHSRSQVAEWCGNSEAEIRQSYRRPLMKEEGDKWFQIGL
- a CDS encoding DUF4339 domain-containing protein → MNVYWLSRDGVSPAEGPFAIGQLQRMYEAGQVNALAQVSRTGEDLWIPLSEELEAVQMPTSFSQIKHSIPPAIGRVKLVKSSGCPAILLFFGGVIMCFIFFPVGIPMIIIAFMIDFANGHHVCSECGNKVMKTSSFCPACKAELK